The Gossypium arboreum isolate Shixiya-1 chromosome 6, ASM2569848v2, whole genome shotgun sequence DNA window ttaataacaaataccaTGTCATTGTCATATTAATTTGTATGTTATTGTAAAAGAGAAACAATGTGAGATGCATTTTCTTAAGGGCAAGTAAAACATGTGGTACACAGAGAACACTTTACAACCAAATTTCTCTTTAGTTTCCAAAGAATTTCATTTCATGTACATGGCCattatacatgctatatatatatatatatatatatatatatatatatttgtttattatttgattcttgaattttattcaaataaatccaaatttataaggttaaaatatgttgttagtCCTATACTTtgaataattttgagatttaatttatgtcctttaaaagttaaaaacacAATCTTCTTGCTTTTTCAGTTTAAGAATTTTAGTCCAATCATTATCACCCTTAGTAATTTCAGTTAAAATTTGCCAACGTGACATGTTTGCTTCATGTTAATCATATGCTATGTCACTTGAGGGCAACCTAATCAACATGTGAAATTGACAAATATTGACAGAAAATACTTACAATTTTAATAATTGGATTGAAACTTTTACATCAAGAAAGTACGATGAcataattttaacttttttaatatAGAGACTAAAActcaaattttatcaaaaatataGGAAATAACAACATATTTTAACCAATCTATAAGTTAATTGTTTAGACCTGTTCAAATTATAATTTCACTGAAagaatatgtttatttttatttaatctttaataattttgaaagTAATTTTTATCAAGTTATAATATTATGTGAAATGATTTAGTTGTTACAAGTGAAGTGTTTAAGATGGCGTCTACTCTTTCAAGTACTAAATACAAAACACAAAGAGTTGTTTATGCAGTTCGATTTTCCTATGTTTGTGGAGTCTAACTCGGTGAGAAATATGCACTCTCTTCAACAATTACAAAGTGAAACTACTCTATCACACACCCCTGATAATTTCTTTTATCCTTGTACTTTGAAGACACAATATCCTCACCACTAAATTCACTGCTAGTGAATTCAGCAAACAAAATTACAACACAAAATTTTACCATCAAAATGGCACTCTTGCAATAATACTCTCACCTCACCTTTGTACTTTAAAATATCTTTTTCTTAACAGTGAAACAGTAGATCTCATACTTTAAAACATTAGTATATTGATTATAATTATAATCATAATTATAGTTGGTGATGCTATTcttttaatgaattatatataattatgatttataaatttatGTCAACATCATATAATtacttattaatatattaattgtaATAAAAAGTAAGACTTGTAATAATTTATCTTAATTTTATAGAAATCGAGACTAAAAAATACTAAAAGATCTAAACTTGTTAAGAAAACAAATTGTATATAACAAGGACAATTTAATTAAATGTGCTTCTAGACTATTGATATAGAGTAGCAAGATAAGGAGGAGCGAAGAGAAGATCAATGTGGTGCAATGGAGACTAATTTACCTATAAAGATCGAGAGTTGAAACAAGGATAAGATGACAGACTGACTAAGAGGATAAGTGCTTAGAGTAACTTCAGGGTTCTAAATAGGTTGATCTCTTGTTCATAGTTTTCCAATGTATTTATATGAAAGGTCACCTCATTACCTCATCCACTGATatgatataattaaataaatatctaATTTCGTTAAATGTATAAATATAATCATAAACAATTATATTGAAATTCTATCAATATGACATAGTTAAAGTCAAATAGACTTGTTGTATTGAAAATATATTTACATCAGCTTGAGTGGTAGATCTCATTTGAAGTGTGACGGGTAGCTTAGCAAATCAAAAATAACTAAACGGGGAATCACGGTGTACAATGAGACAAATATAGTAGCAAAATGGCAATATGTGGAGAGAAGACCCCAAGAGCAAGTTCACGTTCTAAAGGCATTCAAAAAGAGTGGACCCTCCACTATCTAAAGTAAAAACGCCTGCTTGGAAAAAATGTGTAGTGGAAGTCTTTGGGAGGCCCTACTATATTTTCTTATTTCAATCTTATTAGAAATTTCATAAATAGATACCCTTTTGGGGAGAAATTAGGAATTCGGTATTAAAggttcaaaataaaatttttaaaaatttagtacTAAAAGGTAAAAagttcattttattaaaaaaaaaacctttaattGAATACCTTATAACTAAAGATTAAAGTTAATATTATATCACTTAGACCTAATTTAGGAATGTGTCTCAAAAGTACTTTTGggacaaaaaaaaatatttctttcAAGTCAAAAATTGACTCAAAATCACTTTTTTAATAAGCTTCTTTTcgattttctttttttcaaaGGTTTTTTTGAGAAATATTTCTAAACTAGGccttaattaaaagaaaatcaaaattatttcttttttatgaaatttaaaacttttacttgataatacataaaatattaatatttttataattagatAACTTTTCTTTCATGTTATTACCTTGCCAATTTCCTTGGACTGAAGGAAGCAGCCCAACAACTTTGGTTGCATGATTAGTCAAACCTCTTTGTCTCCCATTTATCATGTCCAATATTCAGTGCTTTCTTACATGTTTGAAACTGACCATTCAACCTCCAAACTAATATCGGTTTCGTTATGTTACGAAAATATTTATTCTggtttatataatatttaaaattatttatagttcCTTTTAATTTATGCATAAGGAAATAATGCGTTTCAatgtatttaaatttatatttttacattAATAATAATGTTCATGTCAATTAAACTAAGACTAATCGatcatttatcatatatatatatatatatatatatatatattccatattaattatatttacaatttagaTCACTTCCAACTAAATTTCTTTGAAGTTTCAACCTCAACAACAGCTTAAATAAACTATTCTTAATTTaaccaataataattaaataaaaatataaaaaattcataacTAATTCAACCTCTATCTTttcttgatttttaatttttaactaaaattaaattaattttttataaatataaagttGAATGGGAAGACTTCACTACAATTTAGTCAAGTCCAATCAAATTGTTTTAACCATATAACACGTTTTTTGAGTCAAAAAGCAAACCCATTGAAGTTTGGAGCACCAAAAACgcaaataaatatttaaagacGATATTAAGTAAGCAGGCGATTTCCTGTTTCGACACCTCctgttttcttctataaaaatGGCACAACCAATACATCCTTTACTCATCACTTCCAAGTCTTTAACTCCCCTACTTAAACAAAAACCATGATTCAAGAAAAGAAGCTAGTTGAGGAGGTATCTGGTTGGCTAAGAGTCTATGATGATGGCTCAGTCGACCGAACCTGGACTGGTCCCCCTGAGGTCAAGTTCATGGCTGAACCAGTCTCACCCCATGAACAATTCATTGATGGTATAGCCACTCGTGATGTCACCATCGATCAAAATTCAGGCCTCCGGGCTCGAATTTACTTGCCGGAGGAGGAAAATCCCAAGTTTCCGATCATACTTCATTTCCCTGGCGGTGGCTTTTGCATCAGCCAAGCTGATTGGTTCATGTACTATCAGTTTTACACTAGGTTAGCCAAATCGATTCCAGCTATTGTCGTCTCGGTTTACCTCAGGCTAGCACCGGAGAACAAGCTGCCGGCCGCTTGTGACGATGGCTACGCCGCTCTCCTTTGGCTTAAATCGTTATCTAAAGGTGAGTCAAACGAACCTTGGCTCAACACCCATGGTCATTTCAACCGAGTTTTCCTTATAGGTGATAGCTCAGGAGGGAACATCGTGCATGAAGTAGCTAAACGTAGTGGGTTCATTGATTTGAACCCACTAAGACTCGCTGGTGCTATCCCTATCCACCCAGGGTTCGTTCGGGCTCAACGAAGCAAGTCCGAGTTAGAACAACCCCAGTCACCTTTCTTAACCTTAGACATGGTGGATAAGTTCTTAGCCTTAGCATTGCCCAATGGATGCACCAAGGACCATCCCATTACTTGTCCTATGGGGTCATTTGCCCCACCAATTGACACCCTAAATTTACCACCGCTGATGTATTGTGTAGCTGAGAAAGACTTGATCAAAGACACTGAGATGGAGTACTATGAATTATTGAAAAAAGCCAACAAAGATGTGGAGTTGTTTCATAGCACTGAAATGGGTCATAGCTTTTATCTTAACAAGATTGCCATTGATACTGACCCTGTTACTGCTGCACAAACAAGTAAACTTATTGAAGGAATCAAAGTGTTCATCAATAAGCATTGAAAAAGGTCGTAGTTTTTATTGATGTTGTCAAGCTCTGGTTGCGTGTTGCTTTTCTATACGTATGTCaacattttaataattatatatttgatCTTGTGGGTTATTTGAAAAAACGTTTAGCATGCCAACATTGAAAGAAATGTTTATTTtccattcaataaaatttttaaaattggatAATTTTCAAAtcgatttaattaaataaattattaaaattcatgcaatttttcTTCTTAGCATCGTTATCATAATTGgaaaataaatttcatatttatgtgttattattattttggtagaTAGAAACATTATTAAGCATTATAGAAATAAACAGAAAATTAAAATCTCATAATATATTTTTGGATTAATTCTCGCACAACTTGAAGAGGTTCAAGAAATATCTATAGACTAATAAAATTTATACCAATTTCTTTAGTCATGAAATTAATAATTGCATTATAATCTTGAAAAATATAACGGATATAGACTTTATTCTCTTAAGAAGCGTGTCAATAAATTTGACAAATAAAACTAATTCtatcaaaaaaatttattatattcaaattcaaCCTGTCTATATTTCTTTTCCCAAATCAGATCTATAGCATATTTATGTGTTGTTATTATGATGGTGATGCTTAATCATTATTGAATATGTGTTATTATTATGATGGTGATGCttaattattattgatatttCAAAGAGGGGGACAAACAGGAGAAGTTAATGATATTGTCAAGCTCATTCATGCTTCTTTTCTGCTTTAAATAAACAAGAAATAATGAATGGATCATATCCTATTTATACTACTATTAGGGTCTTATATGGCACATTTCCAGTTGTGGAGCCAATTCCCTGTGTGCaggaaaaatttatatttaagtagtttataatttataaaattttaaattaataataatgaaattatattttgacccttaaaaataataaaatttgatttaattatttaaaagttataaagatatagtctattaaaatagtaaaattacattttactatcataaaagcATGCAATTTAATTCcacttcaataaaattttagttttactttttatattttactaaaatatcaaacttaatttatatactttaattttgatataatttggtGCTTCAACTTTTAGAAtgattttagttaattaatttaaatactttattctgattaaaatgtttatatgaatttttaagaattATTAGCACCGTTAAAATTCTCTATTAAATTCAAGTAAATTACAatgttattattcttttattacaTGAATACTGAgtcattttttaatttcaaaatttcacaccAACAAgtttaataaaagaattttaacGATTTTAACAAAAAGaaccaatttttttaaatttgaaaatagaGTTTATTTCTCTCTTTTGATTTTTAAATAGCTTTGATCTTTTCACCCTAGTTCGTGGGTTTACCCTGGAAATACCTTGTATAAACAGTGGCAGAGTtaaggaattcttttatgatgggctaaaatataattttactgttattaatttaaaattttataacttataaaAGGCCTAAATTGAAAATCTACCATTTTAGGGGCATGGCTCTTAGCGGCTCCGTCACTGTGATCTAGAGTAGATTAGAAACAGTTAGAATATTtacttttccttttctttagtttAGATTCGTTGAAGTATTCAACTCTCGTTTCACTTGTGGATTACAGTagcaattttgaaatttagttatCATTAAAGCTTTTCTCGGTTTTATTTATTTCTCTTTTGTTACGTTGCATCTCAGTATCTTTTATGTTACTTGCTTGTTCATAATGAGCTAAATTGTTTATATTACTtcatatcaattgttcaatggtTCAATTCTTTAGAGATTAAAAAATCGATTGGAATATCCAATTACACATAAATTATCATGTGTCTCAtcgttaaaaaaataataataataatctttaaataaaaactttgcaACCCGTCAACTGGGGCTGGTCTAACAAGCATGTAAAGCAAACAACAGGCTTGGGCTTGGAACGTTCTCTTTGCTTCTTGGTCCATATGCTCAATTTCCCTCAACCCCAAACTCACCCCTCAATTTCGTTGATGATAACGTTGAGCAAAAATCGATTCATATCGAAGTGTTGAGATAATTTATaggatataaatttaaaaataattgttacttaaaattaaaataaattttatttaatttataattaattttcattttatgatatAGAAGTAaagattttatatttaaaataatgaaaataatttaatttttttgtttttagaaatatttatggaaaatttttaaatattgtcaaataatattaaaacgaAGCTCATGTTTCTAAAATAAGTCTagaaatttaaaccaaaattaatataaaaatcgaGAACCAAACTAAGTTAAACTAAATTATGATGGAcgattcaaaatttttaataaactTAACTGAATTAGACATAATCTCATAGTAACAtatcattaaaattttttatgttaCTTGCTGGTTCATAATGAGCTAAATTGTTTATAGTACTTCATATCAGTTGTTCAATGGTTCAATTATTTAGagattaaaaaatcataaattttcacATGTCAGATGACATCAtcgttaaaaaaaaagaaaaaaaaaaagaaaatttaaaatctttaaataaaaactttgcaACCCATCATCTGGGGCTGGTCTAGCAAGCAAGTAAAGCAAACAACGGGCTTGGGCTTGGAACGTTCTCTTTGCTTATGATGAGGCAGCAAAGGCTACATGCCGATATCTATGTACCGGTCCATACGCTCAATTTCCCTCCACCCCAACCCCACCCCTCAATTTCCATGATGATAGCACTGagcaaaaattgatttaaattgaAGTGTTGAGGtaatttttatgatataaaataaggattttatatttaaaataatgaaaataatttaattttttgaaaatttattgtTTTCTAGAAATATttatagaaaaaatttaaaatactgtaaaataatattaaaacgaAGCTcatgtttttcaaaataaatccagaaatctaaattaaaaattaatataaaaatcgaGAACCGATCTGAACTGAACCGAATTATGGTAGACGATTCAAAATGAACTTGATCAGCAATGAACTTTTACATTTATTGAGTTCAGTAATCAAAATGAACCTGATCAACATATTCAAATATCAAATTAGACCTAATTTACAAATTAATAGACCGGAAGTTATATTAACCAAAATATAAAACAACATAACAATAGAAtaaatcaatatttttaaaatctaattttataattgaatcaaattttataattttaatattttaataatttttataattttaataatttataatcgaACTCGGTATCAATAAATTGATTGATTCGatctaattttaaatatatatatatatatatatatatattttattttattttttcggtACGATGACATATTATTAGTACTTCAACCGAATAAGGAATATAGGtctaataaaaaaatagaaatatcaTCATTATTTTCAGTGCCATCTTAAAATATAGTTAACGTCAACTTGTTTTCTTATTCTAACAtcatcactttttcttttcacttttcacTTAAAAAATAATAGCAAAATCAAACATGGTTATCTGAATCTGACTAAACTGGTTGGTCGGATGAAAAATCAATCAGGGTATTAATATGAAAAGTcagttaaattgatttttaatatataatttttatattttattcaactaaACTGTTTGAATTAATCGAATTCTGACTTATTTGATTATCTATTTAAATAAATATCATGCAAATCAGCTATAAAAACAATTTCAATTTTGTTTACACATTGAGTATATCTTATttgaattcttttaataatataGAATAAATTTGAGAATCCTAAAACTCATACAATTTTATGGGTCCTAATCGtgtttaaaataacatatatttatataaattttgatatgtTATTAATATTTCCTACATAAGTTTGAATATAGTTGTATATTGTTGAGGATTGACCCGTATAAATAACGAGATAATAAAAGTGAAGAAGAATGAACATAaatattttacgtggaaaaccttCAAAGAGGGAAAAACAATGGGTAAATGAGGCTTCGACTTTTCATTAAATGAGTATAATATagagaaaataaacttaaaaatataccAAATATACATACCCAAACTCCGAAAACAAAACTCTAACTTGGGAACAAATTTCTCTTTATAGTTACCATGAAAACTATCATCAAAACTCATATGTGACTACATTTTCACAAAATATGGATACAATGACCCCTTTAAATAAGCTTATATTAAAGTTCTAATCGTACTAGGATATCCCTAGAATAATCAAAGTTTGACTGGGAGAATAAGTCCTGCTTGAAATCTAAAACGTGGCTACATTAGATATCATCGTGACATCACATATATATCTCCTCATCGTGATATCGCGTGTCTGTTTCTGATAAGTGCGTGCAAAACATCCAATAAATGCGAGGTACACCCCACAAATATGTATATtatattcatattattattttattatattatgttttaattatttctttCATTTCGTGTAGGTATAGTTAAGTAGGGTACacctaatatgaaaataaatatctatactaattaaataattttagcaTTATTTATAACATTAATTATTTAGTCCAAATATTAGTTAGCTGTTCATATAAGGACAGCAGCCCTAATCAATTGTTGCAAGTGGTTTTGAGAATAAAGACAGACAAGCCGACCACTAATGTATAGATATTTATTAGGAGTTAGGAATTAGAAAATGGGGCAATGAATTGAAAGTATTTAGAGTTTATAGCAAGAATTAAAACATATTTGAGAAAGAAAATGAGATAAAATTTGGTAATAACTTACCATGAAATtgaattttcatttttcttaaatgataaaaattaaaaatagaataaattttGAGTGTCAAATGGTAAAATTAGAGATAGAGGCGAAGTAAAAAAAATTGGTGTTAGgatcaaaataaaattataaaattttgagagggttaaaattaaaaattttattttaaaaaggttTAAATTGAATGGTTGATAATTGAGTGAGACTTAAACTACTCATGTTTCATTTTAACTAGGGACCAAGATAATTGAGGCTTTGCCATGATAAGGGAAAAGAAATTGTAATGGAATTGTTAGACTGTAATGACCACTACAGTTTGATATTGTGTAAATTGTGCAAACAAAAACTTAAAGATCACCAAGGTTTGTTTACACAATTCAATTTTCCTATGTTCGTGGAGCTTAGCTCAGTGAGTAATTCTACTATCTATAATCCACAGTACAAGTAAATCACACTCTATCGCTCTTCAAGTATAGATATCTCACATTTGTACCTAAATACTAAAATCCTCGCCTCCAAATCCTCCCCTGAGAACTTGGGCAATAAACACTCAACAATGTTTACGATATTAGTTTGTAGTCCTTCACAAAACAGTTCCTCAAATGAAAAGATTAGAATGCACTCATAGCTGTCATACAAAACCTATACAAACTTTAAGACATATATTAAGTCCGCCATACTAACATAGAATCTAAGTGAATACAAAGTTCCTTGAAAATAGTTAttacattaataataattaaagcacAATCAACTGAAGATATGCTCTCCAAAATCAGCAACAATTAATCTTAATCAAATCTCCACATTCTAAGGACTTATTTGATTCTCACGAATCTAACCTGATCTTCAAACTCTAAGGATTGGTTTTCATAGATGGACCAAAGTATTTTTAATAACACAACACATTAACATGTCCAAATATTTTCTTCATTAAATTGTCAAACCAAATAAGAGAAGTATTAAACCACTTCAATGGCAGTTTGCAGTTAGCACTATCGAGTGATACTCAGCAATTCTCAGCTTACTTTGCCTCGACAGAAACCATAAACAATAGTAATACAAACAcattgcacataaataaatatttataaacaataaataaatcaCTATAAACAAATGCACAAATGTCATGTATGCAAAGTAACCTAAAAAAGAAAGAGACAAATTGACAATAACTGCAATGTTAGAATAATTCAAAAACAAACCAGAGACGCATAAACTTAATCAAATCAATGAAAGTTTCATCCTAGCTTTACCATCATCAAATCAACTTGACGGAAAACACCGATCAACTAAGAAGAAACTTTCAAAAGCCCCAAAAGACTCACTACATCAATAATGCATAAAAGATCAAGTCTTAGATGACTTATCATTCTTCTCATCATTTCAAATCTATCACCATCACAATGATATATCATGATAAATCCATTCAAAAATAGTTTCTAATAGATCTGGCGACACCCTTATATTGACAAatctcacatatatatactagaacatgactaaaatttaaaagtaaaaataaaaccaCATCTACTTTCAAGGAAAATAGAGTGGACAAAACAAATCCCACAAAAAAAAATGCGGACCAAATAAAACCACGAAACAATGGACAGCATAAAGTCATGAGACCATTAATAAAACCACGATAATGgtgaattgaaattaaaataaaaataaaattacgaaAAAATTATTGGAgaaaagatatatatattttattttctttctttttatcattttctcttcaatttttcatcttatttattttcttttcatctaatcaaataaaaagttaattttttttcaaatccaaaatttatttcaacaaatttgtgacACATCTAATGGATTTATGAACTTTGGTATGAATAATGAATAGAAGTTGAGTCATAAGAATGAAACAAAGAATTGAAGAAAGGTCAATTTATGGGCAAACGAAGGATGTGTGGAAACATGTGATTTGCAAAGTGAAACATGTGATTTTGAATCCAATCCACACAATGAGTGGTTGCTAATGATAAAGCCCAAATATCAATATCTAACTTTGAAAAAAACAATATCATATTCGTTGAATTTCAGTTTAAAATTTTTACACGTatcttttaattatattaatgCCCGACATAGTATCATGAGTATTGTACTAGTtatctatatttatttattagaAATTTCATCACTGGAGATTATATATTTAGAGCACAAGAGTgtgtttaaataatatatatatatttgctgaTTGAGTCTTAGTTTAATTGACATGGGTATTGTTGCTAATATAAGATGATGTGGGTTTGAGTGCGCTGAaacgtattatcctcctatttatgggttaagaaactataattaattttaaatattatgtcAAAATGAACAAATATGATCAAAATCTATAATacgaatattttatatttttttaaacttCTTTTAATTCCTATATAATAAAACTTAAACACTCAAATTTgtgaataattattaaaaaaatgaaatgaatgCTGTTGGCCAATAATTAGAAGTATTTTAAATGATTGATGTAAAAGTTCCTTAAATGTTTTCTCAAAATGTCAGATTTTCGCATCATTTCAAATTTGAACAAAATTACATCTCCAGGTTGCAAAATTTCATGCTGACCCTTGCTTAATGTTGCTTGTAACaaattttggttaaaatttgATGTTAGTATTTTTACTTtgataaaatttgagatttagtcct harbors:
- the LOC108485602 gene encoding probable carboxylesterase 15, which gives rise to MIQEKKLVEEVSGWLRVYDDGSVDRTWTGPPEVKFMAEPVSPHEQFIDGIATRDVTIDQNSGLRARIYLPEEENPKFPIILHFPGGGFCISQADWFMYYQFYTRLAKSIPAIVVSVYLRLAPENKLPAACDDGYAALLWLKSLSKGESNEPWLNTHGHFNRVFLIGDSSGGNIVHEVAKRSGFIDLNPLRLAGAIPIHPGFVRAQRSKSELEQPQSPFLTLDMVDKFLALALPNGCTKDHPITCPMGSFAPPIDTLNLPPLMYCVAEKDLIKDTEMEYYELLKKANKDVELFHSTEMGHSFYLNKIAIDTDPVTAAQTSKLIEGIKVFINKH